The region AATATTGAGCTTATGATTTTATTGTTTTCAAGCATTCTAAATAATATTTTCCTTATATTTTCTTGCCCGTAAAACTCATCAAAATCCTTAGGTCTATATTTATATGCTAAAGGTTCTTTATCATAATTAAATAAATTCATAAGCCCTCCTTTTTATCTACCATATATTTCAGTTATGTGTGCAATTGTTGATGCTAAATCATCGTTTAATTCCCAACCATTTAATCTCCATTGCCAGTTTCCACTTGCAAGTCCTGGAGTATTAATACGTGCAAATTCTCCTAAATTTAAATAATCTTGCATTGGTATTATTGCAGTTTCAGCAACAGATCTTAAAGCAAGTCTAATCATTGAATAAACTATATATGAATCATCACTTACATTTAAGTAATCTCTTACCTCTCCTTTTTGCATATCATTAAGTTTAAAATACCATGAATTTGTTGTATCATTATCATGTGTTCCTGTATAAACTACAGTATTTTTTTCATAATTATGTGGTAAATATTCATTTTCAGGATCTTTATCAAATGCAAATTGTAAAATTTTCATTCCTGGAAATCCTGCACTTTCTTTTAATTCTACAACTTCATCTGTAAGTATACCTAAATCTTCTGCAATAATATTAATCTCTCCTAAAGATTTTTTTATAGCATTAAATAAATCAATTCCTGGTCCTTTTTCCCATTTACCATTAATAGCTGTAGTTTCTCCATAATTAACAGCCCAATATGATTCAAATCCTCTAAAATGATCTATTCTTATTATATCATATAGAGAAAGGTTAGCTTTAACTCTATCTATCCACCATTTATATCCTGTTTCTTTTAATTTATTCCAATCAAATAATGGATTCCCCCATAATTGCCCAGTTGCTGAGAAATAATCAGGTGGAACTCCTGCAACCTTAACTGGATTTCTATCTTTATCAAATAAGAATATTTCTGGATTTGACCACGCATCTGCTGAATCCATAGATACAAATATTGGTATATCTCCAATAATTTCAATCCCATTTTGATTAGCATATGATTTAACAGATTTCCATTGTTTAAAAAATATATATTGTAAAAATTTTTGATAGTTAATTTCATCAGCTAATTTAACTTTATATTCCTCTATTGCATTATTTTCTCTATTTTTTAATTCATTTGGCCAATTTGACCATGATTCTCCATTAAAATATGTTTTAAGTCCAGCAAATAGAGAATAATTACCTAACCAATAATCATTTTCTATATTAAATTTAATAAAATCCTCATTTTCTATATTAAACTTCTCAAAAGCACTTCTTAATATAGGTAATTTATTTGTATAAATCATTCCATAATCAATATTTTCTTTATTATCTCCAAAATTTGTATCAAGTACTGAATAATCTAAATATCCCTCTTGAACTAAAGTTTCTAAATCTATTAAATATGGATTACCTGCAAATGCAGAAAAACATTGATATGGAGAATCTCCATAACCTGTAGGTCCTAATGGGAATATTTGCCATAATTTTTGTTTAGATTTTTTCAAAAAATCAATAAATCTATATGCTTCAAATCCCAAAGTACCTATTCCCTCTTTTCCAGAAAGTGATGTAGGATGAAGTAAAATCCCTGCTTTTCTCATAATATTTATCTCCTTAATATTTTATCATTATAATTATATCACATTATTCACTGATATCAACTAAATTTTTTATTTTCTCAAACTCTTTAGATATTTTATCACTAGTAATATTTAAATCATTAAAATCTTTTTCTAAACGTTTAAAATCCCTATTTAAATTCTGCCATCTATCACTATATCTTAAAAACTCTTTAGAAAATCTATCAAGTTGATTTAAAATTTCTTTTGCATTCTCATTTCTTTTATACTCTATAGTTGAAAACTGCATAGTAGTAATATATATCATTAAATTTGTTTGTGATGCAATCCAAACCCTTTTAGAATAAGCATATTCTAATATTTCAGGAAATTCAGAATATATCTCCATAAATATTGATTCACTGGGTAAAAACATTATTGCTTGATTAATAGTTTCTCCTATTATAATATACTTATTTGAAATATCATCTATATGTTTTTTTAAATCTTTAATAAATTCTTTTCTATACTCCACATTCTTATTTTCTACATATAAGATATAGTTTTCAAGTGGAAATTTTGAATCAATAGCAACCTTATTTAATTTTGTGTTTAAAAATAAAACTGCATCTGCTACTTTTCCATTTGAAAATTTATACTGTCTTTCATATAAATTATTATTATCTCCATATACATAACCTAAAACTTGTTCTAATCTAGTTTCTCCAAAACTTCCTCTTGATTTCTTATCAGATAAAATTTTTTGTAATGAAATAACTTCACTTGATAATTTCTCAATATTTTTTTGAGTTTCATCTATTTTAACTAGCCTATTTATAACTGAATTAACAGCTTCATTAGATATTTTAAATCCATCTTTTAATACATTTTCTACTTTATCTCCAAGACTTAAAACATCTTTAGTGATATTTTCTTTCATATTTAATTTAAAATCATTAATTTCACTTGTAACATTTGTTTTCCCCTCATAAATTAATTTTGAGATATCCTCTTTTGACTTTTCATTCTTCTCCATTAATTTTTCTAATATTTCAAACTTCATATCTTTAAATTCATTTTCATTTTTATTAAAATTAATAAGATAGATTAAATAAATCAACATAAATATTAGAATTACAAGTAATATTAATATAGCATAAATCATTACATCACCTACTCTTCATTTATTATTTTATCATTGTGGTAAGTTAGTTCATTTGAAATTTTTTCAAATTCATTTCTTCTTTCAGTCGGCATATCCTTTAAAATATCCATATCATCTATACCCTCATTTTCAATAATATTATTAAATAATTCATAACTTAATTTATTAGGATTAATATTTATCTGATAATACTCTACTTCTTTATTCTCATCTAATACTTCATTAACCAATTCATAATCTTGTAATAATGCCATAGTTCTATTAAGTGCCTTTTTAGAAATTCCAATATATGCTGATAAATCATTCATATCTAGTGGTTTTTCTAATTTACTAAATCTATCAGATAGTATATACATAATATATGCACCTATTTTCTTTTTCATTGATAATGATATCTCAAAATCTTCTTCTACTAATTCCTTAGATGTCTGTATAGTATAAGTTATTTGAGCCCCTATCAATATTATTGTCCACGCATATTTAATCCAAATTAAAAATATTGGTATAAATGCAAGTGAACCATATATTATATTATATCTACTAATTGAATATTGCAAATAAACATATATTACATAAAGTATATTTAACCCTATATCAGAAATAGCAGCACCTATTATAGCTGGTAATATTTTAACTCTTTTATTAGGAATTAAAATAAATAATCCTGATATAAACATCATTCTCATAAACATATTGAATATCTTTAATATATATTTAGTTAAATTCGATATATTAGTAAATGACTTAATAAATTCAACTAAAACAGAACTACTTGCAAGTATTAATAGAATAAATATAGGTGTTATAAAAACAAGAGCAGTATAACTAATAATTTTAGAAGTAAAATTTCTATTTTTTCTTACATTCCAAATATTATTAAATGTATTTTCAAGTAAATCAAACATACTGATTACTGAAAAAATTAATATCAAAATCCCAAGTCCAGTAAGTATTCCACCTTTTGCATTTTCTATTAACTTATTAGTAGTTTCTAATACATATGATAAAACTTGTTCATTTTGAGGTACTAAATCCTTAACTTGAATAATTAATTTTTCATCTAAACCAAAGCCTTTTGCAATTCCAAGTATAATGGCAAAAAAAGGAAATATTGTTAGTATCATCATGTATGTTAGATTTGATGCAAGTAACGACAAATCTTTTGAAAAATACTTTTTAAAATATATTTTTACCATTGATATTACTTTTTCTTTATTGTAAATCATTTAACTATAACCATTTTCTTATTATTAAAAATTTCAAGTAATAGTTCATCATAGTTTTCAATTTTTTCTTCTTCAAGTAATATCTTATCAAGTTTTGGTTTAGTATTTGGATGTTTAGGTGCAAACATTGCACATGAATCATCATGTGGTTCTATAGATTTTTCATATGTTCCTATTTCATTTGCTTTTTCAATTATTTCAAGTTTATCTATACTTATTAATGGTCTAAATACAACTAAATCTGTTACAGAGGCTGAAGTACAATTTAATCCCTCAAGTGTTTGAGATGCAACTTGTCCTAAACTTTCTCCAGTAACTAAAGCTCTTAAATTATTTTTCTTAGCAAGCATTTCAGAAAGCCTCATCATTGCACGTCTTGTAAGAATAGTTGCATACTCCTTATTTGTCTTTTCATTAATAGCCTGTTGTATTGGTAAAATATTCATAGAATAAAATTTAGATTTACCGTTATATTCACTTAATATTTTTACTAATTCTTCAATTTTAACTAATGCCTTTTCTGAAGTAAAAGGGAAAGAATGATAAGTAACAAAATCAAGTTTCAATCCTCTTTTAGACATTAAAAATGAAGCAACTGGAGAATCTATTCCACCAGAAATTAAAGATAATCCATTTCCAGCTGAACCTAAAGGCAATCCACCATAAGTATTAATCTTTTGTGTATAAATATATGTTTTCTCCCTTATATCTAAAGAAATTAAAGTATCAGGATTTTTCATAGAAACTTTAGAAAATTCTGTATTTATTAAAACAAAAGCTCCAAGTTCTTTAGCAAAATCCATAGAATTTTTTTCAAATTTTTTATTAGCTCTATTTACCTCTATTTTAAAAGTTCTTGCACCATCTTGATATAGTTCTGTTGCAATTTCTTTAAGTTTATCTTTTATTGATTTTTCATCTGTATCTACCATAACAGAAAAATTAATATTATTTATACCAAAAATCTTTTTTAATTCTGTTATTAAACTTTCTATATTTTCATCATTTGTTTGTACATAAAGTTTAGATAAATCATTTACTAACCTTGCATCAAATGATGATATTTTATTATTTATTCTTTGTTTAATATTCCCCTCAAAAATACCTCTATTTTTACCCTTTAATGCAAGTTCTCCATATCCTAAACCTATTGCATTAATTTTATTTAACCTAATATTCATTACTCCCCCTTTCTAATATCTTTTGGTCTTATCCAATCAGAATTTTTACCTTGTGTATAATTTGATATAAATTCTTCTTTAAATTCTTTAAATTTACCTTTTAATATAGCCTCTCTAGCATCTTTCATCATATTTATTAAAAACCAAATATTTTGATAAGTTGCAAGTCTTTGCCCTAATATCTCATCAGTTTTAAATAAATGTCTAATATATGCTCTTGAATAGTTTCTGCAAACATAATTATCATTAACATCTAAAGGTCTATCATCATATTCATATTCTTTATTTTTAATTACAAGTCTACCATATTTTGTAAATACAGTCCCATGTCTACCAATTCTTGAGGGATGAACACAATCCATCATATCTATTCCATTTTCAATTGCTTCTAACATATCTAATGGTTCTCCTACACCCATAAGATATCTAGGTTTCATTTCAGGTAATAAAGGAGTTGTATGTGCAAGTATTCTATACATATCTTCACGTGTTTCTCCAACTGCAAGACCACCTATTGCATACCCAGAAAAACTATTATCCATTTCTAGTAATTCATTAAGCGATTTTTCTCTTAAATCTTCATAAATCCCACCTTGAACTATTGCAAAAAGCCCTTGTT is a window of Streptobacillus ratti DNA encoding:
- the malQ gene encoding 4-alpha-glucanotransferase, whose amino-acid sequence is MRKAGILLHPTSLSGKEGIGTLGFEAYRFIDFLKKSKQKLWQIFPLGPTGYGDSPYQCFSAFAGNPYLIDLETLVQEGYLDYSVLDTNFGDNKENIDYGMIYTNKLPILRSAFEKFNIENEDFIKFNIENDYWLGNYSLFAGLKTYFNGESWSNWPNELKNRENNAIEEYKVKLADEINYQKFLQYIFFKQWKSVKSYANQNGIEIIGDIPIFVSMDSADAWSNPEIFLFDKDRNPVKVAGVPPDYFSATGQLWGNPLFDWNKLKETGYKWWIDRVKANLSLYDIIRIDHFRGFESYWAVNYGETTAINGKWEKGPGIDLFNAIKKSLGEINIIAEDLGILTDEVVELKESAGFPGMKILQFAFDKDPENEYLPHNYEKNTVVYTGTHDNDTTNSWYFKLNDMQKGEVRDYLNVSDDSYIVYSMIRLALRSVAETAIIPMQDYLNLGEFARINTPGLASGNWQWRLNGWELNDDLASTIAHITEIYGR
- a CDS encoding DNA recombination protein RmuC — protein: MIYAILILLVILIFMLIYLIYLINFNKNENEFKDMKFEILEKLMEKNEKSKEDISKLIYEGKTNVTSEINDFKLNMKENITKDVLSLGDKVENVLKDGFKISNEAVNSVINRLVKIDETQKNIEKLSSEVISLQKILSDKKSRGSFGETRLEQVLGYVYGDNNNLYERQYKFSNGKVADAVLFLNTKLNKVAIDSKFPLENYILYVENKNVEYRKEFIKDLKKHIDDISNKYIIIGETINQAIMFLPSESIFMEIYSEFPEILEYAYSKRVWIASQTNLMIYITTMQFSTIEYKRNENAKEILNQLDRFSKEFLRYSDRWQNLNRDFKRLEKDFNDLNITSDKISKEFEKIKNLVDISE
- a CDS encoding YihY/virulence factor BrkB family protein encodes the protein MIYNKEKVISMVKIYFKKYFSKDLSLLASNLTYMMILTIFPFFAIILGIAKGFGLDEKLIIQVKDLVPQNEQVLSYVLETTNKLIENAKGGILTGLGILILIFSVISMFDLLENTFNNIWNVRKNRNFTSKIISYTALVFITPIFILLILASSSVLVEFIKSFTNISNLTKYILKIFNMFMRMMFISGLFILIPNKRVKILPAIIGAAISDIGLNILYVIYVYLQYSISRYNIIYGSLAFIPIFLIWIKYAWTIILIGAQITYTIQTSKELVEEDFEISLSMKKKIGAYIMYILSDRFSKLEKPLDMNDLSAYIGISKKALNRTMALLQDYELVNEVLDENKEVEYYQININPNKLSYELFNNIIENEGIDDMDILKDMPTERRNEFEKISNELTYHNDKIINEE
- the thiI gene encoding tRNA uracil 4-sulfurtransferase ThiI, whose product is MNIRLNKINAIGLGYGELALKGKNRGIFEGNIKQRINNKISSFDARLVNDLSKLYVQTNDENIESLITELKKIFGINNINFSVMVDTDEKSIKDKLKEIATELYQDGARTFKIEVNRANKKFEKNSMDFAKELGAFVLINTEFSKVSMKNPDTLISLDIREKTYIYTQKINTYGGLPLGSAGNGLSLISGGIDSPVASFLMSKRGLKLDFVTYHSFPFTSEKALVKIEELVKILSEYNGKSKFYSMNILPIQQAINEKTNKEYATILTRRAMMRLSEMLAKKNNLRALVTGESLGQVASQTLEGLNCTSASVTDLVVFRPLISIDKLEIIEKANEIGTYEKSIEPHDDSCAMFAPKHPNTKPKLDKILLEEEKIENYDELLLEIFNNKKMVIVK
- the tgt gene encoding tRNA guanosine(34) transglycosylase Tgt, which encodes MEKPIRYNLEKKDGQARAGVIETPHGIIHTPVFMPVGTQATVKTMTPEELEEIGAEIILGNTYHLYLRPGDELIARFGHLHNFMNWKRPILTDSGGFQIFSLGDLRKIKEEGAYFRSHHDGSKHFISPEKSIEIQNNLGSDIMMVLDECPHGLSTREYLIPSIERTTRWAKRCIDANKNPEKQGLFAIVQGGIYEDLREKSLNELLEMDNSFSGYAIGGLAVGETREDMYRILAHTTPLLPEMKPRYLMGVGEPLDMLEAIENGIDMMDCVHPSRIGRHGTVFTKYGRLVIKNKEYEYDDRPLDVNDNYVCRNYSRAYIRHLFKTDEILGQRLATYQNIWFLINMMKDAREAILKGKFKEFKEEFISNYTQGKNSDWIRPKDIRKGE